The genomic window atatcggtattaatatgtgCACTAGTTACTTTCATATTACTCCCAGTATATCAGACAAAATCCATGTGATTTTGTGAAACTAATGTAAGCTTCATAATCCAGTTTTCAAGTAATTTAATGCATGAAAGACTTTTCATGGACTTGCAGATGCTATACCATGAGAGCTCACCTGTAAATATTCCAAGCTGCTACTGGCAGGTTGAGCAGGAAAATAAACCAGTGCATGGAGACCAACATCAGCATCGTGGAAAGACACTGACCAATCATCTCTGGAATGACCCACTGCACAGAACAGcacacaacacatacaaatcTATCAAACTGCAACAGATCAAACTCCACAAAAGCCGGTCTATTCAAAATGTGGAAGCTGTGTTTGCCCTTTGACACTAATCTGATATAAACCAACTCACTTTGTTCAGTTTGGAACAGCAGGCTCTGGCATTGATGTAATCACATTCTAAATCCGATAGAGTGATAATCTGAGCAGCAGGTCAAGGTTTTATCAAGTGGTCAACATcttaaaacatttacattaatgtacataaaatatgttACTGTGCtatttttacacacaaaaaatacttCCCTATAGCTGTTCCTTAGATCATATTCTCTTGACACACATGTATTCACACTGAATGTGACATATTTCAGGTTAAATATTTTGTAAGTAATATTCATCTTATTATAAGAAAAAGGCCTCAAAGCAGCTATATAACCACTGTAACCTCAGTAAACTAGAGGTCATCAGATATTTGATATTCATAGGCTGATATAAAATGTAACATATAATACAAAGCCAATATTGTACTGTagccataatgtaatgtaatgtaaacatgctcaGAGTGTGTGACGAACTGcagtgagagtgaatggttggatatGAGTGATTTTTTCTTTACAGATGgcgttatagaaatgcattttttactgttttagtttttattaatgtctgtttttttaatgataacatcagcctgcccagggactacaggtggaaattagcactagtgcaagaacctggtacactacatctctcctttttaaggttaatgtatgttgtgcattgtccctgtctaaataaacaaatgaaatgaaatgaaggccAATATTTTAACAGCTGATATCATCTCCATCCTACCCCCAAAATAAAAACTATCTTAGACTTTCCTGCAAACATATGTGGATCACTGAACACCACTTTTAAAATATCTAATAACATAACAGTGGAAATGAACATCAGTTTAACTATGCACTGTTGCTAATTACACTATACTTAATGTTTCCCCACAAACGGTAATTATTTCAGTTGAAACGCCACTAAAAACCTTCAAAAAGCCTCTAATCTTAATGTCGCTTGAAATCGGCGACTATCGGGGCCAACTTCTGCTTATGATAGTTTGGAGTAATACAGAATAATGTTTTCTGTATCTAACACAGTAACGTATCTAATTTATATGTATACTTATTTAACAGCAAAGGTCGCTAATAATTTTAAAAACGGTGGAAAATTTGCAAAAGAAAGACGGTGAAATCCCCAAAGCTAATATAAAGGTGTGTCGTCAAACTAGTAGATGTGAAAGTGAGTGAAACTGTCACAGCTAACGATGAaacacattcatttattcatcttctTTCGACAGGTCTATGCTGTTTAAGGTATTTGCGTGTAACTGTCGGTTactttcctgtttttgtctgtggGTTTTGTATTCTTTTAGTCACACCTTGTTGTAAGTTGTTGTGAAGTAATTTACACTTGTAAGGCGGCGGCTAACCGGTTAGCTACAGCTAGGTAGTTAGCATGGCTGTATTAGCTAATGTACAAATGACCGAGTCAGAGCTTTCCTCCGGTTAACGACTCGTCCTAAAACAGCCCACACAACCCAGAGAGCAAACCTGTGAAAAGGATACAAAATAGACCGAAAGGAAAATCAGTGCACAGCAGTCGACAAGTGACAGAATGAACACTGCCGCTTCCATTTTTggtcgtcttcttcttctactactgcGGCTACTTCTTCTTCGTTGAATTGTATGGCGGGTTACAACCAGTTTAGGGAAACATCACTGTCCCCTATTGGACTGGAGTGTCGAGGAAGAGAATGGCAGGGAAAATGAAGCGACAGTACTGGTGGAAacttacactacaaacaaaatgttaaggatattttttattttttgggctatttttttcagttgggattcttgcacagtgctttttaccttttttgtgtgaattgaattgaaacacgttTTAataaccagacatagttttagttacaaatggcaaaaaaaaaaaaaaagaaatatttttaactttttgtttgtagtgtatgtcagAGTCGGGCATTTTTGATCAAATCAgatctcattcattcattaaagctttattaaggacacaaaaactaggtccataggatcagatttaaaaaaaacaaaaaacaaaaaaacatacacaataaaaaagaaaagaagtagCATAAATCCACATATTACTTACACATAAAGGCTGGATCGGcagtgagaccacattttagatGTCAACCTTACAGAACTAATCTTGAGACAGACCAGGGCTCAGTTCAGATTTCCCTGTGTTTTCAGCCAAGAAATATGGGTCCAAAACCCAGATTTGCAATACAGTTCCACAGATTTCTAGTGCTAGTAAGTAGTTGGTTTGTACTCAGCGCACTGGAAACACCAATGTTGGAACCTACGGATGTGAGATGTCCAAGGTTCTGCATCTAGGTAAAGAATATCTAAGAGGTTAAACAGGTTTATTCACAAGTTAACTCAAATCATACAAACCTCCTAATTCTAAAATATAATAATCCTGTCTATTAAATGACTAAATTCACTCCATGTAAGATCCTGACAattaaggacacaaaaaatataatttcATCTACATCTGTGATCTGGAAATGAAATAATTTCCATGAATATTGTAACTCTTTTTAATTACAAGATGTATATCACTTTTCTTTGAACACTGTGTGGGAAATACTAAGTGGGGATTTGGAAATAACAACCAAGTACCAAGACAAACAGGCTCACCATccggaaaaaaaaagttgttcaagGAATATCTGAAATAGACAGTATCTGCAAACATGCCTGTGcactttctgtgtttctgtgggg from Sphaeramia orbicularis chromosome 16, fSphaOr1.1, whole genome shotgun sequence includes these protein-coding regions:
- the cnih4 gene encoding protein cornichon homolog 4 is translated as MEAAVFILSLVDCCALIFLSVYFIITLSDLECDYINARACCSKLNKWVIPEMIGQCLSTMLMLVSMHWFIFLLNLPVAAWNIYRYAKVPMGNMGVFDPTEIHNRGQLKSHMKEAMIKLGYHLLCFFIYLYSMILALIND